Below is a window of Haloterrigena alkaliphila DNA.
CTCGTCCACGACCGCGACCACGACACGGGCGAGAGACGGCTACGGCTGGAGCGCTGGGTCGACAACGGTAACAGCTGCAGTAATCCGCACACGTGGCGTGTGCGGCCGGACTTCTGGGAGGCGGAACGCGACGCTGTCGCAACGTTCGAACGGCGGGGTGGCCGGTCGCCGCCGGCACGGCTCCCGATCGATAACCGGCTGACGCCGCTGGAGTACACGTGCATCCGCAAGGACGACACGCGCTGGGTTGCGGTCGTCCGCGTTGACCGGCCGTACAAGAGCCCGTGTATTCGTCTCTACCACTGGAACCCGGCTGACGCTGCGCTCCGGCAGAAGTGGACTGTCGGCCGTCACTGGGCGGAGCTGAAAGACCTCGCAACGCGGCAGCTGCGGCCGGTGGCGTAGACGATGTACTGGACGTTCCAACCGCAGTCGGACACGAGTTCATCCACGCGTATGCCCTACGAGATCGTCTTTACGGCGGACGGTAGCGAGGCGTTCAACACGCTTGAGCACACGGAGCAGCGCCAGGTACGCAAGAAGCTCGTCCAGATCGCGTACTGCGAGTACCGGAATCCCCGGGACTGGGATTACCAGGAGATGGACGGCTGTGCTGACGGCCGATTCAAGGTCGGGAGCGGGCTCCGGGTGTTCGCTGATATTGATGATCGTGCTGGTGTGATCCGGATACGTTCCGTTGGGCGCCGGGAGAACCTCTACACGTAGGTGCCCCCCGGCGCCTCGTTCCATGTGCGAAGACCGGTTCGGTGGTGGACCCGGAAACGATGGCGGTGAAGCGGCCGCGGGAGATCGCAGAGGCCGCGTATTTCTACCCGAAGTACGAGCCGAACAGCTGACGGTTTTTCTGATGGATTAAGAAGGATCGAGGGAGTTGTTACTGTGATATCGCGATATCCCCTTCGAGAATGGCTTCGCCGCGGATCAGGGAGAGGCTTCAACGGAGCAGTCACTGAACTTGCGAGGATCGGAGTCGTAGTTTCTTCCCCCGTATTTCTTGTATTATTGCCACTTAGGTGGCTTATGGCGGATGACGATCTATCAGAGGCGTTTGAAGGGATGGATCCCGAGGAACAATGGCAGACCTTTTTGGAGCTTGCAGAGGAGCAGCCGATTCTCAAGGAGTCGCTACAGTCGGCAATCAAACATGCTGCAGCACAGGATCTCGTCGAATCCGACCCAGAGGTTGTCGAACCCCTCATGCGGTCATTATACCTGATTTCTGTTGTCTCACTCAGCGAGATTAATTATTTCATCGAGCACAATGAGGGCGTATCGGACGTATATCAGAAGGTTCTCGAAGATTTTGAAGAGGAACGCGTATCTGACAAGTTAGTTGCTCATCATGCTGCTGCAGTTGAGCCTGTACATGAGAAAATCGATGAGCTCATTGAGATGCGCAAACGGGAGATATACGGCAATAAATTCGAGGACATACGCGAGATCCAAGACTCAGACAGGGAGGACAAAGAAGATATCATCGAGTCGATTAAGGAGTCTTTCCGAGAAAATGAAGAAAACGAGGAGCTGTTTGAGGAGATCAACCGCTTAGAGGGGTGGAAAGATCGGATAGCAGAGTTTCCGTGTAGTGTAGGGGATATTCGGGAGATAAACGAGGATTTTGGGGCAGTGAGTGGGGACGAGCATTTCTACCAGAAGCACTATGCAGTGATGATATGTGACCCTGAGTATCATACGCGGATCTTCACGTTTGAACCGAAATACCAGGAGTATCCGCTTCGGTGGATGGCACATCTCACAACGTACGAACACCGGGCTTACTACAGACAGTTCAAAGATGACGCGTTAGACGACACTGTATTGACGGATCCGGTCACGGAGGAATATCTCGATGCTGTTGTTGAAAAAGCCCTGAAGTTGCCGTTCTTCCAGGAGCGTTCTGATTTCATCGAAGAAGCCGTTGATAATCATGCCGCGGGCCGATATGCATCTTCAATCTGTGTTCTTTTCCCCCAGATCGAAGCGTTCACCTGGGTTTATGCTGCGTTCTTGGATGAAAAGGGCATTAAAGATATTTTCATCGACATAGATGTCTCAGAGGATGGGTTTTGGAACTTCAATCCGCGTGACTATGACGATATCACAGTGCGAAATGAGAATGGGAACGAGATGGTTATCAACAGCATAAAGCAATTAGTCTCACAGACGGCATTGAATCAGCATCTGTATAGCGATGTTGTCGAGTATTTCGTCAACGAATTGTTTGAAGAACGGAACCCTGTTCTTCATGGAAACACCACTGATTACAATACAGAAGTTAACTCCGCGAAGAAGCTTATATTCTTCCGGAATTTTGTGGAGAAATTTTCGAGTGATTTGACTGATCCGTCACACTGGATTGATGACGTAGATCAAGATATCGATGTTGATTGGCAAGATGTCCTCACAACAGATGAAGAGTGAACGCGGTTGAAATAGGAGTTATCGCTGCAGGGTGTCACCCTTTGCAGTGCGTTCTACCGGGAGAAACGGACGCCTCTGGTGGTCCGAACGTTCGGACTGTCGGCATACAGCGTGAGCCGGTTAGACAGTTGTCTGTCGGGGTTTAAGACCGGCGAAATGAACTAAGGGAAACCGCGTATAGCTGATATCAGTTATGTGGCCTCGGCACTCATAGGGCTCGTCACTACCGGGTGCCGAGTCCGGCTCGGAGCGAGTGAATCGTCATCGGCCATGCGAGACTAGCCCTGCCGCTCCCAAGACGGTTTGGATCAGTATCGAAAATGCCGCTCGAGAGTTACAAACCGGACGCCGACTGCGCGAAGGCGGTGTTGAACTCGTCGATCAGATTCTGCAGTTGGGAGGTTTTCCGGCGGGAGAACGTCTGCGGCGACGTTTCGACGGCCGTTCGCGGGTCGGTCCGCTCGGTCGGCGACGGTCGTGTCGTGGTTCGATTAGGCTGCGGTTCGGGTTCGCGTCGGGTCTGTAGGTTTTGGGTGCTCATGTCGGTCGTGTTCGGAGTGGGTTGGTGGGAGGCGATACGGGGGTTCGTCGGCGGTAGAGGGGGTGATTTTACGCTACTACGTGTACGACCGACATCTGTACTACCCCCTATAGGCCCCTTGGTTATAAAAGTTCATGATAGACAATGATGCTGCCCTCGGATGTGTGAAAACAAGTGTCTAGAACACACGTCCCAGAGTCAGTGTGATCAACGCACACGGCCCCGAACGGTCACGACGGTGACTCGAGACTCGCCCGCCCACCACCGCCCACGAAGCCGAACGGCGGCAAGTTAAGACCGCCGAACGCGACCCCTCGAGTAAGATTCGCGATGGGCGACGGGAACGACGAGCGGACGGCGAGCGACGAGCGGGACGACAGCACCGGCGCACCCCCGGCACCAGACGTGAGCTTCGTGATCCCGGCGAAAAACGAGGCCGACTACCTCCGCAGCGCGCTGGCGAGCATCGCGGGGCTGGACACGGCGTACGAGATCGAGGTACTCGTCGTCGACGGCAACTCGAGCGACGGGACGCGGGCGATCGCCCGCGAGTACGGCGCGACCGTCCTCGAGGAGGGCGGCGCGAGCATCGCGGCGGCCCGAAACCTCGGCGCGGCCCGCGCCGCCGGCGAGTGGCTGGCGTTCGTCGACGCCGACACGGAACTGCGGGCGAACTACCTCACCGAACTCGTGGGCTACCTCGAGGCGAACGGGCTGGCCGCGGCGAGTTCCTACTGTCGGATCACGGGGCCGCGCCGGGCGAAGCTGATGGAGGCGACGATCAACCACGTCTTCTCGCGGCTCGAGCGACCCGTTCTACCGGGGTTCAACTGCGTCGTCCACCGGCGGGCGTTCGAGGATATCGGCGGGTTTCCCGAGGTGCCGAACGAGGACACGGCGTTCAGCCGCCGCATCGGCCGCCGGTATCCGACGGGCTACTGTCCGACCGTCCTGGTCGAGAGTTCGGGCCGGCGGATCGCCGACCACGGGCTGACGGGAACGCTGTGGCACTACCTCCGACTGGACGTCGGGCGACTCCGCGCGAACTACTGACGGCGAGAGGCGCTGCAGGCCCGCCGTCGGTCACGTCGTTCACGTCGTTCACGTCGATCGCGTCGTTCGCTCCGATCGCGTGGGTTCGCGCCGGCACGGGCATGGCGTCCGTTTTTTGCCGTTCCCGTCGCCGATACGACCGTGTCGACCGTCCCCGAGGAAGCCGAACGCTTGCTCGAGAGCGAGCCGGTGATGGCCCATCTGGGCACCTGCGTCGAGGGGCGGCCCCACGTCGCCCCGGTCTGGTACCGGTACGTCCCCGAGGAGGAGGTCGTCGAGATCGTCACGACGGGCCGAAAGCTGGCGAACATCCGGCAGAACCCCCGCGTCTCGCTCTCGATTCAGAAAGACGAGGCAGGCAAGACCCGCTGGATGGTGTCGCTGCTGGGCACCGCGACCGTCGTCGACGACCCCGACGAGACGGCTGCGGCGCGGCGCCGAATCAACGAGAAGTACGACGCGGAGCCGGCGGCCTACGCCGAGAACACGCTCGTCCAGGTCGCGGTCGGGTCGGCAAGTTATCGGACGTATTGACAGTCGTCTCGAATCGGTCCGAAGGTCAGTCATGTACAGCTAGTGTCATACCAGCGCGATTTCTCCACGTATCTTGTAACTCAGTTCCTCACATTACTGGAATACATACGTCTTCGACTCGAACCCGTTACTACCCACTATGAGGACTGCCCATCACGAAAACGGTGAGCAGGTTATCGAGAATTGGAACGCCGTTTTCAAAGCGCTCTCGGCTGAGCCGCGTCGTCAACTTATCGTTTCCCTGTTAAATGCGTCCCCGGACGAATCGGTTCCATTGCCAGAAAGCGCGATAATGCCGAACGTTCCGCCAGATCCGGAAACCCTTCGGATGGAATTACACCACACTCATCTGCCGCTGTTAACGAATAGGGGATTCGTTACGTGGGACACGGACCCGTTGGTCGCTGCTCGTGGCCCCCGGTTCGATGAAGTAGCAGTGGTGTTCGAAGCGCTCCATTCAGAAGCAACCGCTATTCCCGATTCATTGGTCGTCGGCTGTCAACGACTCGAGGAAGAACAGCAGAACAACGTCGATCTCTAGAGGAAAAACGCCCCGATGAGTATGCCTACAACAGGGCCGTGACGTGCCGACCAAGGATTCGGAAGCGAGGTAGACCGCGGATTCGGACGCGAGGTTCGGCATCACCGCTCACTCGCGACCCGGCGACGGTCCGCGCAGTCCCGGATGCGTCTCGAGTTCTCGTACGCGTCGCATCTGGGCGCGCAGATCCGCCGCGCTGCCCGGAACCTCGAGGTCGTCACCGTCTCCGCTACTATCAGCTTCACTCGCCTCGAGTTCCGCCGTCGACTTCGGAAACGGTCGGAGGTCCTTGTGGAGCGCCAGCCCCGCGTAGGCACCGTCGCCGATGGCGATGGTGGTCTGGTTCTGCCCGTGAGTGACGTCGCCGACCGCGTAGACGCCGTCGACGCTGGTTTCGCGGGCCTCGTCGACGGCGATGGCACCGTCCTCGCGCAGCTCGCAGCCCAGTTCCGTGGCCAGATCGGCGTTGTACGCGGAGCCGTACATCGCGAAGCCGCCCAGATACTCTCGTTGGGTGCCGTCGGCCAGCTCGAGGCCGCCGATCCACGGCCGCTCGTCGTCGGCGACGTGCTCGTCCGCGTAGGCCGAGACGACGGCCGTATCGATCACGTCGACCGGGTGGGCCTCGAGTTGCCGCTGGGTCTCCTCGTCCCACTCGGGCTCGCGGTCGTCCAGCAGGAGGTCGACGTCGGCGGTGAAGTTGAGCATCGACATCGCGACGTGGGCCGCGCTTTCGGTGTGACCCAGCACGAACACCGACCCGTCGCCCAGCGTGTACGCGTCGCAGTGGAGACAGTAGTGCAGTCCCCGGCCCGTAAACCGCTCGAGTTCCGGCACGTCCGGGCTGCGGTCGCGAAAGCCAGTCGCGAAGACGACCCGCCGGGCGTCGACGGTTGCGTGGGTGGACTCGAGGCGAAACCGCGGGCCATCGGTGTCGCTACCGTCGTCCGGGTCGGTCTCCAGCCGCGACACCGACTCGACGGCATCGGGGAAGAAGTCCCCGCCGTAGTGCTCGAGTTGGTCGACCGCGTGGATCGCTAACTGCTCGCCGGAGACGTTCTCCGAGACGCCCAGCAGGTTGTGGACGTGACTGACCCTCGCGTGGCGGCCGCCCTCCTTCTCGAAGACGGCCGTGCGGTGGCCCAGTCGGGTCGCGTAGAGCGCGGTCGTCAAACCGGCGGGACCGCCGCCGATCACGACGACCTCGTACTCGAGGTGATCCGTCATACGCGTCGGAGGGTATCCAGCGGGTTGAGGCTGGGCCGTGAATATGCGGTCGCGGCGATTCCGCACGCGTCAGTCCTACCAGCGACAGCGAGAGTCTTGCGCAGGTCGAAAGGGGTTGAAACGGGTCCGCGGTGGAGCGACGAGTATGAGTCTGGACCACGCCGTCGACCTCGAGTTGCCGACCGCGGAGGCGGCCGAACCCGCCGACCTCGAGCACGGCTCGATCTTCTTCGTCGGAACGGCCACGGTGATCCTCGAGTACGCCGGCTTCACGATCCTCACGGATCCGAACTTCCTCCACAGCGCCGATCACGTCCACCTGGGCTACGGGATCAAATCCCGCCGGCGGACCGATCCCGCCCTCGAGATCGAGGATCTGCCGCCGATCGACTTCGTCCTCCTCTCGCACTACCACGGCGACCACTTCGATCGGGTGGCGGAGGCGAAACTCGACAAAGATCTGCCGATCGTCACGACCCCGCACGCGGCGAGCGAACTGGCCGACAAGGGCTTTCGCGAGACCCGTCCGCTCGAGACGTGGGACGAATGTCGGATCCGGAAGGGCGAGGCCGAACTGACGATCACCGCGATGCCCGGCCGTCACGGCCCGCCAGTCCTCTCGAAGGGGCTGCCGCCGGTGATGGGCAGCATGCTCGAGTTCCGACCCGCCGACGAGGAGGCGCACCCCGATGATCCGCCGCTGCTCCGGCTGTATATCTCGGGCGACACGCTCGTCTACGACGCCCTCGAGGAGATCCCCGAGCGCTACCCCGAAATCGACCTCGCCCTGCTCCATCTGGGCGGGACGCGGGTTCTGGGCGTCCTCCTGACGATGGACGCCGCGCAGGGCGTCGAGGCGGTGGATCTGATCGACGCCGACACCGCGATTCCGATCCACTACAACGACTACGAGGTGTTCCGGTCGCCGCTGTCGAACTTCAAGCAGGCGATCCGGAAGGCGGGGCTCGAGGACAAGGTAGAGTACCTCGAGCACGGCGAGACGTTCGAGTTCGAATCGTCGTCGAACCGTCGCAGCTAGGCGTTCGGTGAACGGGGCGGGGAGTGTCGCGACTCACAGTCTCACGCTGGCTCGTATACCCGATGTGCGGTGGCGCGCACCGTCGGTCGGCCGAGCGAAGCGAGGTCGACCGACGACTGCGTGCGAGGGATGAGCGAAGGAACAACGTGACTGAGCGAATCGGCTGGGGAGGGAGTGGCAATCCCCGGTTGCCACGATAGCAGAGGCACTACGCTCCGCTCAGTTGATCCCAATACCACCGACGCATTTGATAGCAGGGCCGACGAAGAGCGTCCGACTCGTGCTGGCGGCAGGGAATCGCCACACCCTCCCCAGCCGATTCGCTCCCTTCGGTCGCTCATCCCTCGCGCAGTTTCGAACCACAGTTCGCTGCCCGCTCACTGTGGTTCAGCGCGCGCCACCGCACGTAGAACGATCGGTTCCGACATCACACGAGCGTCGTCCGATTAGTTCTCGAGTCGCTCGAGCGCCGCGGCGACCACCAGCGGGAACGTGATCGTCGCGTCGGCGTAGACCGAGACGTTCTCGGCGTCCTTCTCGAGTTTGCCCCACGAGCGGGCTTCGTCCAGCGTCGCGCCGGAGAGGCCGCCGGTCTGCTTGGGATCCATCGTCAGCTGGACGGCGTAATCGTAGGCGTCGGGCGAGACGAGCATCGTCTGGAGGGTGAAGTTCTTGGGGACGCCGCCGCCGACGACGAAGGCGCCGGCCTCGTCGGCGTGGAAAGCGATGTCGGTCAGCGGCGTCATATCTGCCAGCGCGTCCAGCGTGAACGGGCCGGTCTGGGAGTACATCCAGGCCTGCAAGCCGAGCACGGAGTCCTGCACGGCGGGACAGTAGATCGGCACGCCGTTCTCGTAGGCCGCGGCGGCGATGCCGGGCCCCTCGTCGACGTCGTCGCGGTCATTGACCTCGGCGTTGGCGCGCCCCAACTCCTCCGTGAGTCGCTGAATCGAGACCGTCCCCTCGTCTTCGCACTCGGCCTCGAGCACCGGAAAGACCTCCTCGCGCAGGTGGCTCTCGAAATCCGCGAAGTGTTCCTGCGGAAGGTAGACGTTGTAGATCCGGTCGACGCCCTCGTCGCGCAGCGTCTCGTCGTGTTCGCGCTCGGTCTTCCCCTCGGCGTGGACCTGGCCGTGGTGGTGTTTGCCGCCGATGGCCTCGATGGAGTCGTGGGTGAGGTTCGCGCCGGTCGTCACGAGGACGTCGATGTGGCCCTCGCGGATCAGATCGGCGACGATGCGCCGCATCCCCGTGGGGACCATCGCGCCCGCGAGGCCGAAGAAGACGGTCACGTCGTCGTCGAACATCGCCTCGGTGACGTCGACGGCCTCGTGGAGGTCCGCCGCGCCGACGCCGGCGTCGCCGTAGGCGTCGGCCAGTTCGCCGACGGTCATCCCCGCGCGGACCTCGGCGTGGCCCACCGGGTCGTGGGAGAACGTCCCCCGCTCCGGCTCGTGGTGTCCGTTCCCGTCGCCGTCGGCCGCGTCGCTGCCCTGATCGTGCTCCTCGCTCATGGCCTCGAGTGCGGGCGCCAGCGGTTTGAACGTCGCGATCCGTCGAAATTGTCGTGATCCGTCGAAACGGTCGCGGGCCAACCCCCAGTCCCGCCGTCAACGGAGGCTTACGACCGCCAGCCGAGCGCCACCGTGTTGAACACCCAGGGAACGATCGGCAGGAAGCAGGGAGAGCCGGTCGCGCTGTCCGCCACGTCGATCCGCTCGCCGTCGGCCCGGAGTTCGACGGTGACCTGCCCGTCCGGAGCGGTGACGGCGAAGGACGTTTCGCTCCGGGCCGGAACGGTTAGTTCGCCCCCGTCGTCCGCGTCCGACTCGTCGACCTGGACGGACGACGACGTCCGCGGTTCCGCGCTCGCGTTCCCGTCCGCAGTCGCGTTCCCGTCCGCGGTCGCATTCCCGTCCGTACTCGAGTGCGACGGGCCGTCGACGATTTCGCCGAAGACCTCCCGCTGACACGCATCGTAGTCCGGGTTGGAGGCGGAGACGTCGCCGTCGTACGGCAGGCGCGCCGCCCCCTCCGCGAACGCGTCCGCGTGGACGGCGATCGCATCGTCCGGGACGGCGTCGCTCTCCTCGATGTCAATAACGCGCTCGCCGTCCACGGGGCCGAAGAACTCGATGACGTTCCCGATGCCGCCGTCCGCCGCGACGAACGTCGCGTCGATGCCGACGTCGGCAAAGTCGCCGACCACGCGCACTCGCTGGCAATCGAGGAACTCGATCGACTCTTCGAGGGCCGTTCCGTCGTCGGTATCACCAGATTCCGCTCCGCTGTCGATATCGCCGGACTCCGATCCGTCGTCGGTATCGCCGGACGACGTTTCAGTATCGGTGTCGCCGGATTCCGTACCGCTATCGGTATCACCGGGCTCCGATCCGTCGTCGGTCGCGCCGGACTCCGTTCCGCCGTCGGTTTCCTCGAGGAACTCCGTCCGGCAGGTCTCGTACTCCGGATTGGACGCCGCGACGTCGCCCGTCCCGAGAACGCGGGGGCCGTCCACGAACGCCTCCGCCGTCGCGATCACGGCGTCGTCGGGCACGTGATCGATCTCGTCGACCGAGAACGTCCGTTCCCCGTCGACCGAGCCGATGGGTTCGATGACGTTCCCGATGCCGCCGTCGTCGGCGACGAAGCGCGCGTCGACGAGCACGTCGTCGAAGTCGCCGACGACGCGGACGGTTCGGCAGTCGACGAACTCGATCGTCTCCCGCGAGGAGACGCGACGCCATTCGAGGGTCACCGGCTCAGACCCGTCGTTGACGGCGTGGAAGACGGCGGCGTCGCGGCG
It encodes the following:
- a CDS encoding type II toxin-antitoxin system RelE family toxin; the protein is MPYEIVFTADGSEAFNTLEHTEQRQVRKKLVQIAYCEYRNPRDWDYQEMDGCADGRFKVGSGLRVFADIDDRAGVIRIRSVGRRENLYT
- a CDS encoding glycosyltransferase is translated as MGDGNDERTASDERDDSTGAPPAPDVSFVIPAKNEADYLRSALASIAGLDTAYEIEVLVVDGNSSDGTRAIAREYGATVLEEGGASIAAARNLGAARAAGEWLAFVDADTELRANYLTELVGYLEANGLAAASSYCRITGPRRAKLMEATINHVFSRLERPVLPGFNCVVHRRAFEDIGGFPEVPNEDTAFSRRIGRRYPTGYCPTVLVESSGRRIADHGLTGTLWHYLRLDVGRLRANY
- a CDS encoding pyridoxamine 5'-phosphate oxidase family protein — encoded protein: MSTVPEEAERLLESEPVMAHLGTCVEGRPHVAPVWYRYVPEEEVVEIVTTGRKLANIRQNPRVSLSIQKDEAGKTRWMVSLLGTATVVDDPDETAAARRRINEKYDAEPAAYAENTLVQVAVGSASYRTY
- a CDS encoding NAD(P)/FAD-dependent oxidoreductase, translated to MTDHLEYEVVVIGGGPAGLTTALYATRLGHRTAVFEKEGGRHARVSHVHNLLGVSENVSGEQLAIHAVDQLEHYGGDFFPDAVESVSRLETDPDDGSDTDGPRFRLESTHATVDARRVVFATGFRDRSPDVPELERFTGRGLHYCLHCDAYTLGDGSVFVLGHTESAAHVAMSMLNFTADVDLLLDDREPEWDEETQRQLEAHPVDVIDTAVVSAYADEHVADDERPWIGGLELADGTQREYLGGFAMYGSAYNADLATELGCELREDGAIAVDEARETSVDGVYAVGDVTHGQNQTTIAIGDGAYAGLALHKDLRPFPKSTAELEASEADSSGDGDDLEVPGSAADLRAQMRRVRELETHPGLRGPSPGRE
- a CDS encoding MBL fold metallo-hydrolase is translated as MSLDHAVDLELPTAEAAEPADLEHGSIFFVGTATVILEYAGFTILTDPNFLHSADHVHLGYGIKSRRRTDPALEIEDLPPIDFVLLSHYHGDHFDRVAEAKLDKDLPIVTTPHAASELADKGFRETRPLETWDECRIRKGEAELTITAMPGRHGPPVLSKGLPPVMGSMLEFRPADEEAHPDDPPLLRLYISGDTLVYDALEEIPERYPEIDLALLHLGGTRVLGVLLTMDAAQGVEAVDLIDADTAIPIHYNDYEVFRSPLSNFKQAIRKAGLEDKVEYLEHGETFEFESSSNRRS
- a CDS encoding deoxyhypusine synthase, with translation MSEEHDQGSDAADGDGNGHHEPERGTFSHDPVGHAEVRAGMTVGELADAYGDAGVGAADLHEAVDVTEAMFDDDVTVFFGLAGAMVPTGMRRIVADLIREGHIDVLVTTGANLTHDSIEAIGGKHHHGQVHAEGKTEREHDETLRDEGVDRIYNVYLPQEHFADFESHLREEVFPVLEAECEDEGTVSIQRLTEELGRANAEVNDRDDVDEGPGIAAAAYENGVPIYCPAVQDSVLGLQAWMYSQTGPFTLDALADMTPLTDIAFHADEAGAFVVGGGVPKNFTLQTMLVSPDAYDYAVQLTMDPKQTGGLSGATLDEARSWGKLEKDAENVSVYADATITFPLVVAAALERLEN